Proteins co-encoded in one Aerococcaceae bacterium DSM 111021 genomic window:
- a CDS encoding glycosyltransferase family 2 protein: MTNNIMTIVVPSYNEEETLEIFMNAILETQKKLPSVFIETLFVNDGSRDKTLEVIKQLAIKYPDRVSYISFSRNFGKEAGIIAGLEHAQGEWVALMDADLQDPPEMLLEMHRLITEEDYDVVGTKRVNRDGEPPVRSFFANMYYKLNNLISDVKLEEGVRDYRLMKREVVEAVLSLPERNRFSKGIFSWVGYKVKYLDYYNVERSAGDSSWSFLQLINYAFDGFISFSDAPLTFASMLGLVIFILSSIYGVYIIVKTMILGVVTPGWPSLAVLIVGMGGLHLFCLGIVGKYVAKIFNETKRRPLYIVKEVHKRDDK; encoded by the coding sequence ATGACAAATAATATTATGACAATCGTAGTACCTTCTTATAACGAAGAAGAGACACTTGAAATATTTATGAACGCGATTTTAGAAACACAAAAGAAATTACCATCGGTTTTTATTGAAACGCTATTCGTCAATGATGGGTCTCGAGATAAAACACTTGAAGTTATTAAGCAACTCGCTATTAAATATCCTGATCGTGTGAGTTATATATCTTTCTCAAGAAACTTTGGAAAAGAAGCAGGTATTATTGCTGGATTAGAGCATGCTCAAGGAGAATGGGTAGCATTAATGGATGCTGATTTACAAGATCCACCTGAGATGCTTTTAGAGATGCACCGCTTGATCACTGAAGAAGATTATGATGTAGTTGGAACGAAAAGGGTGAATCGAGATGGTGAACCACCAGTCAGATCGTTCTTTGCGAATATGTACTATAAGTTAAATAATCTTATCTCTGATGTAAAGTTAGAAGAAGGTGTACGGGATTACCGCTTAATGAAACGAGAAGTGGTAGAAGCGGTCTTAAGCTTACCAGAGCGTAACCGTTTCTCTAAAGGAATCTTTAGCTGGGTCGGTTATAAAGTGAAGTATCTAGATTACTATAATGTAGAACGAAGTGCTGGAGATTCATCTTGGTCGTTTCTTCAACTCATCAATTATGCTTTTGATGGTTTTATTAGTTTTTCAGATGCACCATTAACCTTTGCCAGTATGCTAGGTTTAGTTATATTCATCCTTTCAAGTATTTATGGGGTATATATCATTGTGAAGACAATGATATTAGGTGTAGTCACACCAGGATGGCCTAGTCTGGCAGTTCTAATAGTTGGTATGGGAGGACTTCATCTTTTCTGTTTAGGAATTGTTGGTAAGTATGTCGCAAAAATCTTTAACGAGACAAAGCGTCGTCCACTCTATATCGTAAAGGAAGTACATAAACGAGATGACAAGTAA
- the rpiA gene encoding ribose-5-phosphate isomerase RpiA, whose translation MSLGKEAVGRKAADYVEDGMVVGFGTGSTAYYFIDEVGKRIQAGELNHVVGVATSRRTLTQMKSLGIPSRSLDDVNFIDLLVDGADETTQDFNGIKGGGGALLYEKIVAQNSRRIIWIVTEDKLVDALGKFPLPIEIVQFGSWKLFRTFDQAGMNPTFRKSGEDTLFITDSGNYIIDLHLDEIQNPHQLAFELSNMVGVVEHGLFLNYPDTILSGDAEGNVQEIKRN comes from the coding sequence ATGTCTTTAGGTAAAGAAGCTGTAGGTCGAAAAGCGGCAGATTATGTCGAAGATGGGATGGTAGTTGGCTTTGGAACTGGATCAACTGCCTATTATTTTATAGATGAAGTTGGAAAAAGAATACAAGCTGGCGAACTGAATCATGTTGTTGGCGTAGCGACATCACGTCGTACGTTGACGCAGATGAAGTCTTTAGGCATTCCTAGCCGTTCGCTTGACGACGTTAACTTTATTGATTTACTTGTTGATGGTGCGGATGAAACCACACAAGATTTTAATGGAATTAAAGGTGGCGGAGGGGCTTTATTATACGAGAAGATTGTTGCGCAAAATAGCCGTCGTATTATCTGGATTGTCACTGAAGATAAGTTAGTGGACGCGTTAGGAAAATTCCCACTTCCAATAGAGATTGTCCAATTCGGTAGTTGGAAGTTATTCCGTACGTTTGACCAAGCAGGTATGAATCCAACATTTAGAAAATCAGGTGAAGATACGCTATTTATCACAGATTCAGGAAATTATATAATAGATTTACACTTAGATGAGATTCAAAATCCGCATCAACTTGCCTTTGAGTTAAGTAATATGGTTGGTGTTGTTGAACATGGTTTATTCTTAAATTACCCTGATACAATCTTATCAGGTGACGCTGAAGGAAATGTTCAAGAAATTAAACGAAATTAA
- the murB gene encoding UDP-N-acetylmuramate dehydrogenase has protein sequence MDYKLLEEAHPNLNIKFNHALSDYSYTKTGGESDVIAFPTSKEEVKQIIDWANEYDAPLTILGNLSNLIVRDGGIRGIVMILTDMNAISVDGNYIYAESGAGIIEVSRSAYRHSLTGLEFACGIPGSVGGAVFMNAGAYEGEITDINVKIEAINRDGQFLTYTNEDAEFAYRYSIFQENDNIILGVSFELQPGDQVAIKEKMDHLTELREAKQPLEYPSCGSVFKRPVGYFTGKLIQDAGLQGHRIGGAEISRKHAGFIINVGGATATDYVEMIEYIKETIWNLNSVKLETEVRIIGHEAE, from the coding sequence ATGGACTATAAGCTATTAGAAGAAGCTCATCCTAATTTAAATATAAAATTTAACCACGCACTGTCAGATTACAGTTATACTAAAACTGGCGGCGAATCAGATGTTATTGCATTTCCAACATCAAAAGAAGAAGTGAAACAAATTATTGACTGGGCAAACGAATATGATGCCCCGTTAACAATACTCGGTAACCTAAGTAATCTAATCGTCAGAGACGGTGGAATACGCGGTATCGTCATGATTTTAACAGATATGAATGCAATCTCAGTTGATGGTAATTATATTTATGCAGAAAGCGGAGCGGGGATTATTGAAGTAAGCCGTTCAGCCTATCGCCATTCACTTACAGGACTAGAGTTCGCGTGTGGAATTCCGGGTAGTGTTGGAGGCGCAGTATTTATGAATGCTGGTGCATATGAAGGTGAGATAACAGATATTAATGTGAAGATTGAGGCAATCAATCGCGACGGGCAATTTTTAACATATACGAATGAAGACGCAGAATTTGCGTATCGCTATAGCATTTTTCAAGAAAATGATAATATTATTTTAGGTGTATCATTTGAGCTTCAACCTGGAGATCAAGTTGCAATTAAAGAAAAGATGGATCATTTGACTGAATTACGTGAAGCAAAACAACCTTTAGAGTACCCATCATGTGGAAGTGTATTTAAACGTCCAGTAGGTTACTTTACAGGAAAGTTAATTCAAGATGCTGGTTTACAAGGACACCGAATTGGTGGCGCAGAGATATCTCGAAAACATGCTGGATTTATTATTAACGTAGGTGGCGCAACAGCGACAGATTACGTCGAAATGATTGAGTATATTAAAGAGACAATCTGGAATCTAAATTCAGTTAAACTTGAAACAGAAGTCCGTATTATTGGACACGAAGCTGAATAA
- a CDS encoding ABC transporter permease: protein MTNCKFKWSNLYIIAVFIILYLPIGYLIAYSFNSGGDMSNFTGFTFEHYHTLFSDKRLLSFIMNTFIIALLSATLATAIGTFGAIAIYYARLNSQRQTLLNMNNVLMVTPDVMMGASFLILFSSLLPLRLGFWSVLLAHVAFSIPIVVLMVLPRLYEMNPNMITAAQDLGATHWQILSRVVIPSIVRGIVSGFFMAFTYSLDDFAVTFFVTGNGFSTVSIEVYSRARTGISLEINALSTLMFVLALGLVFGYYQIQMSDQRKSRKQAGNKVGGLR, encoded by the coding sequence ATGACTAATTGTAAATTCAAATGGTCAAACCTTTATATAATCGCAGTTTTCATTATATTGTACCTACCTATCGGTTATTTAATTGCATACTCATTCAATAGCGGAGGAGATATGTCAAACTTTACTGGTTTCACGTTTGAACATTACCATACCTTATTTTCTGATAAGCGCTTATTGTCATTTATTATGAATACCTTTATTATCGCGTTACTTTCAGCAACACTTGCAACTGCAATAGGTACTTTTGGTGCCATAGCAATATATTATGCTCGCTTGAATAGTCAGCGTCAGACTTTGTTAAATATGAATAATGTTTTGATGGTTACACCGGATGTTATGATGGGTGCGAGTTTCTTAATATTATTTTCAAGTTTATTACCGTTACGCCTAGGCTTTTGGAGTGTATTACTTGCTCACGTTGCTTTTAGTATTCCAATTGTAGTTTTAATGGTTTTACCGCGGTTATATGAGATGAATCCCAATATGATTACTGCTGCCCAAGATTTAGGGGCAACACATTGGCAAATATTATCACGTGTTGTTATCCCAAGTATTGTACGAGGCATAGTGTCAGGATTTTTCATGGCATTCACATACTCTTTAGATGACTTTGCAGTGACGTTCTTTGTAACTGGAAACGGCTTTAGTACAGTCTCCATTGAAGTGTATTCAAGAGCACGAACTGGAATCAGCTTAGAGATTAATGCACTAAGTACCTTGATGTTTGTCCTAGCTTTAGGTTTAGTGTTTGGATATTACCAAATTCAAATGAGTGATCAAAGAAAATCACGAAAGCAAGCCGGTAATAAAGTAGGTGGGCTACGATGA
- a CDS encoding GNAT family N-acetyltransferase yields the protein MVNYNKYVHEAEDEPIETIIRVAEPIDAKAILGLLRHVGKDTPYLSVGPEGANMKVDQQIDLITRYNESTNNIMLVAESDDQIVGMATVAVIDNNRQSHVAEIGVSIIKEYWGYGIGSILTEEMIQFASYADIKVLTLEVVTQNKRAIKLYEKFGFNIVGTLSKRLKSEYHYYDTYTMERLID from the coding sequence ATGGTTAATTACAACAAATACGTACATGAAGCAGAGGACGAGCCAATCGAAACGATCATTAGAGTAGCAGAACCAATAGATGCTAAGGCAATACTTGGCTTATTGAGACATGTAGGGAAAGATACGCCGTACTTGTCAGTTGGACCAGAAGGTGCCAATATGAAGGTGGATCAACAAATTGATTTGATTACTAGATACAATGAATCCACAAATAACATCATGTTAGTGGCTGAATCAGATGATCAGATTGTTGGAATGGCCACAGTAGCAGTTATAGATAATAACCGACAAAGTCATGTCGCTGAAATTGGTGTAAGTATTATTAAAGAATACTGGGGATACGGTATCGGTTCTATACTAACTGAGGAAATGATTCAATTTGCAAGTTATGCAGATATTAAAGTTTTAACTTTAGAAGTAGTCACACAAAACAAACGTGCGATTAAGTTATATGAGAAGTTTGGCTTTAATATTGTCGGAACACTATCTAAACGACTTAAAAGTGAATACCATTATTATGATACTTATACTATGGAACGATTGATTGATTGA
- a CDS encoding ABC transporter ATP-binding protein, with translation MVKQGYSVELHGVTKSFDDTQVLKSIDMELEKGKFYTLLGPSGCGKTTILRIIAGFTKATSGQVLIDGNEVTKVAANQRKVNTVFQDYALFPHMNIFDNIAFGLSVKKVDKATIKKKVAEMLRLVRLEGFDERYIDALSGGQKQRVAIARALINEPDVLLLDEPLSALDLKLRTEMQYELRELQRRLGITFVFVTHDQEEALAMSDWIYVLNNGEIVQSGTPVDIYDEPINRYVADFIGESNIVEARMIEDYRVEFVGHLFECEDGGIPRGEAVEVVIRPEDIEITAPEDGQIVARVDTQLFRGVFNEVIAFDEDQNSWMIHTTKKVETGSRIGLQFGPSDIHVMRFNESEEDFDARLEQYED, from the coding sequence ATGGTAAAACAAGGTTATAGTGTTGAATTGCATGGTGTAACAAAATCATTCGATGATACACAAGTGTTAAAGTCCATTGATATGGAATTAGAGAAAGGTAAGTTTTATACCTTACTTGGCCCTTCAGGGTGTGGTAAAACTACTATTTTGCGAATTATCGCAGGATTTACGAAAGCTACATCTGGGCAAGTATTGATTGATGGTAACGAAGTGACTAAGGTTGCTGCAAATCAAAGGAAGGTTAACACTGTATTTCAAGATTATGCACTTTTCCCGCATATGAATATCTTTGATAATATCGCTTTTGGCTTATCAGTTAAAAAAGTCGACAAAGCAACGATTAAGAAGAAAGTAGCAGAGATGTTACGGTTAGTGCGGTTAGAAGGGTTTGATGAGCGCTACATTGATGCTTTGTCAGGTGGACAAAAGCAGCGTGTAGCAATAGCAAGAGCTTTAATAAATGAACCCGACGTTCTTTTATTAGACGAACCCTTATCGGCATTAGATTTAAAATTAAGAACAGAGATGCAATATGAATTACGAGAATTACAAAGACGTTTAGGAATCACATTCGTATTTGTCACACATGATCAAGAAGAGGCGCTAGCGATGTCTGATTGGATCTATGTATTAAATAACGGAGAAATCGTTCAATCAGGAACGCCAGTTGATATATATGATGAACCGATTAACCGCTATGTTGCTGATTTTATTGGTGAGAGTAATATTGTTGAAGCGCGAATGATTGAGGATTATCGAGTTGAATTTGTCGGTCACTTATTTGAATGTGAAGACGGTGGAATTCCGCGTGGCGAAGCTGTAGAAGTGGTTATTCGTCCAGAAGATATAGAAATTACAGCACCTGAAGACGGTCAAATTGTTGCTAGAGTTGATACACAATTATTCCGTGGTGTGTTTAACGAAGTGATTGCTTTTGATGAAGACCAAAATAGTTGGATGATTCATACGACTAAAAAAGTTGAAACGGGATCACGGATTGGACTTCAATTCGGACCAAGTGATATTCATGTTATGCGATTCAATGAATCGGAAGAAGATTTCGATGCGCGTCTAGAACAGTATGAAGACTAG
- a CDS encoding CpXC domain-containing protein — MKQVVKIKCPVCQTPASQEVETRVNSILQPNLKKDLLNGQLQFFECSDCGARRQIETDFLYHDPKNKFMVFLIPNLRKKQDQLSTLLENVARDEKVNLSDYELRIVTHHPDLVEKIQLFDNGYNDREVEIVKLLTDGLFAKERPNEEVKSRFFYMKNKEPKIMYITANEQLLVDFSDNLHTFAKDKYKKVVSTSEKGQFHLINAEWAAHALSGN, encoded by the coding sequence ATGAAACAAGTAGTTAAAATTAAATGTCCTGTCTGTCAAACACCTGCCTCACAAGAGGTTGAAACTCGCGTAAATTCTATTTTGCAACCCAACTTAAAAAAAGATTTATTAAATGGTCAATTGCAATTTTTTGAATGTAGTGACTGTGGTGCACGCCGACAAATTGAAACAGATTTTCTATATCATGATCCAAAGAACAAATTTATGGTCTTTTTGATTCCTAACTTAAGAAAGAAACAAGATCAACTAAGTACCTTATTAGAAAACGTTGCACGAGATGAGAAAGTAAACCTTTCAGATTATGAGTTACGTATTGTTACGCATCATCCAGATTTAGTTGAAAAAATTCAATTATTCGACAATGGTTATAATGACCGTGAAGTCGAGATTGTTAAGTTATTGACTGATGGACTATTTGCTAAAGAAAGACCCAACGAAGAAGTGAAATCACGCTTTTTCTACATGAAAAATAAAGAACCAAAGATTATGTACATTACGGCTAATGAACAACTGTTAGTTGATTTTAGTGATAACTTACATACCTTTGCTAAAGATAAATACAAAAAAGTTGTATCTACATCTGAAAAAGGTCAATTCCATTTAATTAATGCGGAATGGGCAGCACATGCATTGAGCGGTAATTAA
- a CDS encoding VOC family protein yields the protein MANILTLNLVVSSATKALTFYEKVFDGVRLDVYEFTEAIANNEANVRVGNVDLRLIDENAAFECFPPKQGEVDSIWLQMEVEDVEVTLKKAIDNGAKVTQEPDVFMGTKHAEIVDPFGYTWTINQVIEVISFEERYETYKNMISE from the coding sequence ATGGCAAATATATTAACTTTAAATTTAGTCGTTTCAAGTGCAACAAAAGCACTTACGTTTTATGAAAAAGTGTTTGATGGTGTTCGTTTAGATGTTTATGAGTTTACTGAAGCAATTGCAAATAATGAAGCGAATGTAAGGGTAGGCAATGTCGATTTACGGCTCATCGATGAGAATGCAGCCTTTGAATGTTTTCCACCTAAGCAAGGTGAAGTAGATTCTATTTGGCTACAAATGGAAGTTGAAGATGTGGAAGTCACACTGAAAAAAGCGATCGACAACGGTGCTAAAGTTACTCAAGAACCCGATGTGTTTATGGGAACAAAACACGCAGAAATCGTAGATCCATTTGGCTACACTTGGACAATAAATCAAGTTATAGAAGTAATATCATTTGAAGAACGGTATGAAACATATAAAAATATGATTTCAGAGTAA
- a CDS encoding ABC transporter permease — protein sequence MNTKKHHLLAIPYYLWIVLFVIAPILLLLYQSFFDLAGQFTFGNYIHYFTNRNYLIMTVSSFLYAFLVTLVTIIIAYPMAYFLSKTKRKDLWLLLIILPTWINLLLKIYAFIGILSQTGPINTFLMNIGFDSQQMLFTNAAFLLVAAYIELPFMLLPIFNSIDEIPNSLIEASTDLGSSEWITVRRVIMPLSMRGVRSGVQAVFIPSLSLFMLTRLIGGNRVITLGTAVEQHFLVTQNWGMGATIGVVLMVSMVLVMYLTRSRNDQGGVGND from the coding sequence ATGAATACGAAAAAACATCATTTATTAGCAATACCGTATTACTTGTGGATTGTTTTATTTGTTATCGCACCGATACTTTTATTATTATATCAATCTTTTTTTGACCTCGCGGGTCAGTTTACCTTTGGTAATTATATTCATTATTTTACGAACAGAAACTATTTAATTATGACAGTGAGTTCTTTTTTATATGCGTTCTTAGTGACTTTAGTGACAATTATTATTGCCTATCCAATGGCTTATTTCCTATCAAAAACAAAACGTAAAGATTTATGGTTATTACTAATTATTTTACCAACATGGATTAACCTGCTTCTTAAAATTTATGCGTTTATTGGGATTTTAAGCCAAACAGGTCCGATCAATACATTCTTAATGAATATAGGCTTTGACTCCCAACAAATGTTATTTACGAATGCAGCATTTTTATTAGTTGCGGCTTATATTGAATTGCCATTTATGCTTTTACCTATCTTCAACTCAATTGATGAGATTCCAAATTCATTGATTGAGGCAAGCACAGACTTAGGTTCAAGTGAATGGATTACCGTTCGTCGAGTGATCATGCCACTTTCAATGCGTGGTGTGAGAAGTGGTGTACAAGCAGTGTTTATCCCGTCACTGTCATTATTCATGTTAACGCGTTTGATTGGTGGGAACCGAGTCATTACTTTGGGGACTGCCGTAGAGCAACATTTCTTAGTCACACAAAACTGGGGAATGGGAGCAACAATTGGTGTTGTTCTAATGGTATCGATGGTTTTAGTGATGTATCTTACTCGTAGCCGAAATGATCAAGGGGGTGTAGGTAATGACTAA
- a CDS encoding acetyl-CoA C-acetyltransferase yields the protein MQDRNVYILSINRTAVGSFLGTLSDLSPVEIGTQLLEKMLEEHTVVKENVDEVIIGNVLSAGHGQNVARQISVNAGISIDVPAYGVNMLCGSGLKAINEAYNHVKLGDADCVIAGGVESMSQAKFTTSGNVRKGNKMGAFSLEDTMLTDGLTDAFSNIHMGITAENVAAKFDITREEQDTFAMNSQEKARKAQKEGKFKDEIIPITVRQRRQEVVFEEDEYINHTTTYDKLSSLRPAFDKEGSVTAGNASGINDGASFAFVVSEDFVTKHDLKPLVEILGFGQSGVDPNIMGIGPVKAINQLMTKIDFRLDEFDVIELNEAFASQSIGVMRELVKHSDLTYEELATKVNPNGGAIAIGHPIGASGARVSTTLVHEMKRSGADYGLASLCVGGGMGISMAVKNV from the coding sequence ATGCAAGATAGAAATGTGTATATATTATCAATCAATAGAACAGCAGTCGGGAGTTTTCTTGGTACTTTATCCGATTTATCACCGGTAGAAATCGGAACACAATTACTTGAAAAAATGCTTGAAGAACATACAGTAGTTAAAGAAAATGTGGATGAAGTGATTATAGGTAATGTCTTGAGTGCTGGACATGGTCAAAATGTAGCTCGTCAAATCTCTGTTAATGCTGGGATATCTATTGATGTGCCTGCTTATGGTGTTAATATGTTGTGTGGGAGTGGTTTGAAAGCAATTAATGAAGCATATAATCACGTAAAGTTAGGCGATGCGGATTGTGTCATTGCTGGTGGCGTTGAATCCATGAGCCAAGCGAAATTTACAACATCAGGAAACGTAAGAAAAGGTAATAAAATGGGAGCATTTTCTTTAGAAGATACAATGTTAACAGATGGTTTAACAGATGCTTTTTCAAATATTCATATGGGAATCACCGCTGAGAATGTTGCAGCGAAGTTTGATATTACACGCGAAGAGCAAGATACTTTCGCAATGAATTCGCAAGAGAAAGCAAGAAAAGCTCAAAAAGAAGGTAAGTTTAAAGACGAGATAATTCCTATTACAGTTCGTCAACGCCGACAAGAAGTTGTTTTCGAAGAAGATGAGTATATTAATCACACAACGACATATGATAAGCTTAGCTCACTGCGTCCAGCTTTTGATAAAGAAGGATCGGTAACGGCGGGAAATGCATCAGGTATTAATGACGGTGCATCATTTGCCTTCGTTGTATCAGAAGATTTTGTGACGAAACATGATCTAAAACCACTGGTTGAAATTTTAGGTTTTGGACAAAGTGGGGTTGACCCAAATATTATGGGAATCGGTCCAGTTAAAGCAATTAATCAGTTAATGACTAAAATTGATTTTAGACTAGATGAATTTGATGTTATTGAATTAAATGAAGCATTTGCTTCACAATCTATCGGTGTAATGCGCGAACTCGTTAAGCACTCTGACTTAACATATGAAGAGTTAGCTACTAAAGTGAATCCTAACGGAGGTGCGATAGCAATAGGGCATCCAATTGGTGCATCTGGAGCTAGAGTCAGTACAACGTTAGTTCACGAAATGAAGCGTTCTGGAGCTGATTACGGCTTAGCCTCATTATGTGTTGGGGGTGGAATGGGAATTAGTATGGCTGTTAAGAATGTGTGA
- a CDS encoding GtrA family protein, which produces MKRLLQQFFNFAVVGGISTLIDFVVLYIIYEILGINYLIGTAIAFIVATMFNYWASMRYIFVSKYDKSQRGKEFTIFLVLSIIGLILTQLLMVVFVEWFGLAVMISKIFVTGFVMVFNFVSRKILLDESSEEQPIYSVETKEIVVEEANHYDK; this is translated from the coding sequence ATGAAACGATTATTACAGCAGTTCTTTAATTTTGCTGTTGTCGGTGGGATTTCGACGCTGATAGATTTTGTAGTATTGTATATTATCTATGAAATACTTGGTATAAATTACTTAATAGGGACGGCTATCGCATTCATCGTTGCCACTATGTTTAATTACTGGGCAAGTATGCGATATATTTTTGTTAGTAAGTACGATAAAAGTCAACGTGGTAAAGAGTTCACGATATTTTTAGTATTAAGTATCATCGGTTTAATTCTAACGCAATTACTCATGGTTGTTTTTGTGGAATGGTTTGGCTTGGCGGTCATGATATCAAAAATATTCGTTACAGGTTTTGTGATGGTGTTTAATTTTGTATCACGTAAAATTTTATTGGATGAATCCAGTGAAGAACAACCAATTTATTCAGTTGAGACTAAAGAAATTGTAGTAGAGGAGGCTAATCACTATGACAAATAA
- the tsaE gene encoding tRNA (adenosine(37)-N6)-threonylcarbamoyltransferase complex ATPase subunit type 1 TsaE, with product MSHYITQSAEETKKLAGDLAQIIELGKVISLKGNLGSGKTTFSQGFAKALGIKRAVKSPTYTIVKQYPLDEEGRFFNHIDAYRLEEGGADSIDLESFIDNDTITLIEWAEFVIDYMPDSYLEIELLSIEQEERKIQVRTVGNDEYYEQLMKEWTQNWKGL from the coding sequence ATGTCACACTATATTACACAATCTGCCGAAGAAACAAAAAAATTGGCGGGAGATTTAGCACAAATAATTGAACTAGGTAAAGTGATTAGCTTGAAGGGGAATCTCGGAAGTGGGAAGACAACGTTTTCTCAAGGGTTTGCTAAAGCTTTAGGTATCAAACGAGCGGTTAAAAGTCCAACTTATACCATTGTAAAACAATATCCACTGGATGAAGAAGGAAGATTTTTTAATCATATTGATGCATATCGACTTGAAGAAGGTGGAGCCGATTCGATTGACTTGGAAAGTTTTATCGACAATGATACGATTACGTTAATAGAATGGGCAGAGTTCGTTATTGACTATATGCCTGATTCTTATTTAGAAATTGAGCTATTGTCGATTGAACAAGAAGAACGAAAAATTCAAGTGCGAACAGTAGGCAATGACGAATACTACGAACAATTAATGAAAGAATGGACTCAGAACTGGAAAGGATTGTGA
- a CDS encoding ABC transporter substrate-binding protein, with protein sequence MKQLITMLIGILLIVAVLFGFRHQLESSLGLTDGNTIVFYNWGDYIDPELLTQFEEETGYSVIYETFDSNEAMVTKIEQGGTSYDVAVPSEYMIEQMIEGNLLQEIDHSLLPNLKNINPRFLDLEFDPNNRFSIPYFWGTLGIIYNTNYVEAHEVEQWDDLWNPKFRNNIMIYDGAREVLGIGLQSLGYSLNETDSARLREATDKMKTLMPNILALVADEMKMHLGNEEATIGVTFSGEASMAIWENPELAYILPEEGSNLWFDNIVIPHNAQNIEGAHALIDFLLRPEVAAQNADYVGYSTPNESAIALMDPEVTSDEAFYPSEETIDKLEVYRGLGQEKLIEYNDLFLEVKIEPRD encoded by the coding sequence ATGAAACAATTAATCACAATGTTAATAGGCATATTATTAATTGTTGCGGTGTTGTTTGGTTTCAGACATCAATTAGAAAGTAGCTTAGGTCTGACAGATGGTAATACAATTGTCTTTTACAATTGGGGTGATTACATAGACCCTGAGTTACTCACACAGTTTGAAGAAGAAACAGGTTATTCGGTCATTTACGAAACCTTTGATTCGAATGAAGCAATGGTGACTAAAATTGAGCAAGGTGGAACTAGCTATGATGTTGCTGTGCCGAGTGAATATATGATTGAACAAATGATTGAAGGAAACTTACTACAAGAGATTGATCATTCATTACTACCTAACTTAAAAAATATTAACCCACGATTTTTAGATTTAGAATTTGATCCGAATAATCGGTTTTCAATTCCTTATTTCTGGGGGACATTAGGTATTATCTACAATACAAACTATGTAGAAGCACATGAAGTGGAGCAGTGGGATGATCTTTGGAATCCTAAGTTTCGTAATAATATTATGATTTATGATGGAGCGAGAGAAGTGTTAGGTATTGGTCTGCAATCGCTAGGCTATTCACTGAATGAAACGGATAGCGCTAGACTAAGAGAAGCGACAGATAAGATGAAGACATTGATGCCTAATATTCTGGCTTTAGTTGCAGATGAGATGAAGATGCATCTAGGTAACGAAGAAGCGACAATCGGAGTAACATTCTCTGGAGAAGCATCGATGGCGATCTGGGAGAATCCAGAATTAGCTTATATACTGCCAGAAGAAGGATCAAACTTATGGTTTGATAATATTGTTATTCCCCATAATGCTCAAAATATTGAAGGGGCTCATGCACTAATTGACTTCTTACTGAGACCTGAAGTTGCAGCCCAAAATGCAGATTACGTTGGGTATTCAACTCCTAACGAATCCGCAATAGCACTTATGGATCCAGAAGTAACTTCTGACGAGGCGTTCTATCCAAGTGAAGAAACAATTGATAAACTTGAAGTATATCGAGGACTAGGCCAAGAGAAGTTAATTGAGTACAATGATTTATTTTTGGAAGTAAAGATTGAACCAAGAGATTAA